A section of the Akkermansia muciniphila genome encodes:
- the gcvH gene encoding glycine cleavage system protein GcvH: MHDVPENLLYSKDHEWVEIDGDIGTIGISDHAQAELSDVVFVDLPEVGATVAAGDPVAVVESVKAASDVYTPVSGEILEVNEELSNDPSLINSDPYGAGWLYKIRLDVPTETEDMMNATDYEEYCS, from the coding sequence ATGCACGACGTACCAGAAAACCTGCTGTATTCCAAAGACCATGAATGGGTTGAAATTGACGGAGACATCGGCACCATCGGTATTTCAGACCATGCTCAGGCCGAACTCTCCGATGTAGTCTTTGTAGACCTCCCCGAAGTAGGCGCCACCGTTGCCGCCGGCGACCCCGTCGCCGTTGTGGAATCCGTCAAGGCTGCCAGCGACGTATACACTCCCGTTTCCGGTGAGATTCTGGAAGTGAATGAAGAACTCTCCAATGATCCTTCCCTCATCAACTCCGATCCCTACGGCGCAGGCTGGCTGTACAAAATCCGCCTGGACGTCCCCACGGAAACGGAAGACATGATGAACGCCACGGACTACGAGGAATACTGCTCCTGA
- the gcvT gene encoding glycine cleavage system aminomethyltransferase GcvT has product MTDSDVKSTPLAAKHVELGARMVPFAGWNMPVQYTGILDEHKAVREACGIFDISHMGQFTVAGAAAAAWLNSMLTNDINKLDIGQGQYSIMLNEQAGVIDDLILYRMEPETFFVVVNASKIDEDFAWLSAHKPAEVVLENHSDEYVGLAVQGPKCGEVFARVIPGVELPPRNGISRITVDGTDLIVCRTGYTGEDGFEFFCPAGEGVKWFEAFLDAGAKPCGLGARDSLRLEMCYPLNGSDLAPDKTPLEAGLGFFCALDTEFIGAGILREQKANGLSKRLVAIEYTGKGAPPRAHYTVHVPGGEAIGELTSGVLSPSLMKGIALAYLPVAHAKVGTELEIDVRGRKFPAVVVKKPFYKKG; this is encoded by the coding sequence ATGACTGATTCCGACGTCAAATCCACACCTTTGGCCGCCAAGCACGTTGAACTGGGTGCCAGAATGGTCCCCTTCGCCGGCTGGAACATGCCGGTGCAATACACCGGCATCCTGGACGAACACAAAGCCGTGCGCGAAGCCTGCGGCATCTTTGACATCTCCCACATGGGCCAGTTCACGGTAGCCGGCGCCGCAGCCGCGGCATGGCTGAACTCCATGCTGACCAATGATATCAACAAGCTGGACATCGGCCAGGGGCAATACTCCATCATGCTTAATGAGCAGGCGGGCGTCATTGATGACCTCATCCTGTACCGGATGGAACCGGAAACCTTCTTCGTGGTGGTGAACGCCTCCAAGATTGATGAAGACTTTGCTTGGCTCTCCGCCCACAAACCCGCGGAAGTGGTCCTGGAAAACCACTCCGACGAATATGTGGGCCTGGCCGTCCAGGGTCCCAAATGCGGGGAAGTCTTCGCCCGCGTCATTCCCGGCGTGGAACTTCCTCCCCGCAACGGCATTTCCCGCATCACGGTGGATGGAACGGACCTCATCGTCTGCCGCACCGGCTATACCGGGGAAGACGGTTTTGAATTCTTCTGCCCGGCCGGGGAAGGCGTCAAATGGTTTGAAGCCTTTCTTGACGCAGGAGCCAAGCCCTGCGGGCTGGGCGCACGCGACAGCCTGCGCCTGGAAATGTGCTATCCTCTGAACGGTTCCGACCTCGCTCCGGACAAAACGCCCCTGGAAGCCGGGCTCGGCTTCTTCTGCGCGCTGGATACGGAATTCATCGGCGCCGGCATTCTTCGTGAACAAAAAGCCAATGGCCTCAGCAAGCGCCTGGTGGCTATTGAATACACCGGCAAGGGAGCCCCTCCCCGCGCCCACTATACCGTTCACGTTCCCGGAGGAGAAGCCATCGGAGAACTTACCAGCGGCGTGCTCTCTCCTTCACTGATGAAGGGCATTGCCCTGGCCTACCTGCCTGTCGCCCATGCCAAGGTCGGCACGGAGCTGGAAATTGACGTAAGGGGAAGAAAATTCCCCGCCGTGGTAGTTAAAAAACCCTTTTATAAGAAAGGCTGA
- the ychF gene encoding redox-regulated ATPase YchF gives MLQAGIVGLPNVGKSTLFNAVTRTRKAQAANYPFCTIDPNVGMVTVPDARLQVLSDMSGSEKIIPTLIEFVDIAGLVKGASEGAGLGNQFLANIREVDAIVQVVRCFDNDDIIHELGSVDPLRDIEIINSELILADIAAMDKRLSSRERKARSGDKEAKAEVALITKLLPHLNEGNPALTFEAQLDDDERKLLHSFQLLSDKKSIFACNVNEDELADAINNPDAHPYVSQVKKYVAEHHNAEAIVISARIEEELIDVSEEEAREFLESLGVQDSGVSDLIRAVYHLLGLRTYLTTGVKETRAWTIPAGAKAPQAAGVIHTDFERGFIAAEVVHYDDLVSCGGKAGAREHGKLRIEGKEYVVKDGDVVEFRFNV, from the coding sequence ATGTTACAGGCAGGTATTGTAGGTCTCCCCAACGTCGGCAAATCCACCCTCTTCAATGCGGTCACCAGAACCCGCAAGGCCCAGGCGGCCAATTACCCCTTCTGCACCATTGACCCGAATGTGGGCATGGTGACCGTGCCGGACGCACGCCTGCAGGTGCTTTCCGACATGTCCGGCTCTGAAAAGATCATTCCCACGCTCATTGAATTCGTGGACATTGCCGGCCTCGTGAAAGGGGCCTCTGAAGGCGCGGGCCTGGGCAACCAGTTCCTGGCGAATATCCGGGAAGTGGACGCCATCGTGCAAGTGGTCCGCTGTTTTGACAATGACGACATCATCCACGAACTAGGTTCCGTGGATCCCCTGCGCGACATCGAAATCATCAACTCGGAACTCATCCTGGCGGACATCGCCGCCATGGACAAAAGGCTTTCCTCCCGGGAGCGCAAGGCCCGCAGCGGAGACAAGGAAGCCAAGGCGGAGGTAGCCCTCATCACCAAGCTTCTGCCCCACCTGAATGAAGGCAATCCGGCTCTCACCTTTGAAGCGCAGCTGGATGACGACGAACGCAAGCTTCTCCATTCCTTCCAGCTCCTTTCAGACAAAAAGAGCATTTTTGCCTGCAACGTGAATGAAGACGAACTGGCGGACGCCATCAACAACCCGGACGCGCACCCCTACGTCTCCCAGGTGAAGAAATACGTGGCGGAACACCACAATGCGGAAGCCATCGTCATCTCCGCCCGGATTGAGGAAGAGCTCATCGACGTCTCGGAAGAGGAAGCCCGCGAATTCCTGGAATCCCTGGGCGTACAGGACTCCGGCGTTTCCGACCTCATCCGCGCCGTGTACCATCTGCTGGGCCTGCGTACCTACCTCACCACCGGTGTCAAGGAAACGCGCGCCTGGACCATCCCGGCCGGGGCCAAGGCCCCTCAGGCGGCGGGCGTCATCCACACGGATTTTGAACGCGGCTTTATCGCCGCGGAAGTGGTGCATTACGATGACCTGGTATCCTGCGGCGGCAAGGCCGGAGCGCGGGAACACGGCAAGCTGCGCATTGAAGGAAAGGAATATGTCGTCAAGGACGGAGACGTAGTCGAATTCCGCTTCAATGTTTAG
- a CDS encoding D-alanyl-D-alanine carboxypeptidase family protein — MRLFALLAGFTLCLSSTSCQSYGDSSDYIPLATPVPPQLSQPVAHALPRPANFPTRPVAIPPSAPRTPRCASACVMDALTGKVLFSHNGLQHRQVASTQKLVTAMVVLEHGSLDRKVVIQPSDTKADPTKLGFRAGEVYSRRELLNALMVRSFNDVAVALARDTAGSVPRFAQLMNAKARQMGMYNSRFVNPNGLPADQYSTAIDMARCAYYVYRNPELRSIICKRQYAFTRANGKTLLLRNTNKLLSQHSWVTGMKTGYTNAAGRCLVSSAGFNGRHVIVVVLGCHPSRIWTESENLLKWALGDAA; from the coding sequence ATGCGTTTGTTCGCCCTTCTCGCAGGATTCACCCTTTGCCTGAGCTCAACGAGCTGCCAATCGTATGGGGATTCAAGTGATTACATCCCCCTGGCAACGCCTGTCCCCCCACAGCTTTCCCAGCCCGTTGCCCACGCTCTTCCCCGCCCCGCCAATTTCCCCACGCGCCCGGTGGCCATTCCGCCCAGTGCTCCGCGCACACCGCGCTGCGCCAGCGCCTGCGTCATGGATGCACTCACCGGAAAAGTGCTTTTCTCCCACAACGGCCTCCAGCACCGCCAGGTAGCCAGCACCCAGAAACTGGTAACGGCCATGGTCGTGCTGGAACACGGCAGCCTGGACAGAAAAGTGGTCATCCAGCCTTCCGATACCAAGGCGGACCCCACCAAGCTGGGTTTCCGCGCCGGAGAAGTCTATTCCCGCCGGGAACTTCTCAATGCCCTGATGGTCCGCAGTTTCAATGACGTAGCGGTGGCCCTGGCCCGCGACACGGCCGGCTCCGTCCCCCGTTTTGCCCAACTGATGAACGCCAAGGCCCGCCAGATGGGCATGTATAATTCCCGCTTCGTCAATCCCAACGGCCTTCCCGCAGACCAGTACTCCACTGCTATTGACATGGCCCGCTGCGCCTATTACGTCTACCGCAATCCGGAACTGCGCAGCATCATTTGCAAACGCCAGTACGCCTTTACCCGCGCCAACGGCAAGACGCTTCTCCTGAGGAACACCAACAAGCTGCTTTCCCAGCACTCCTGGGTCACCGGCATGAAAACCGGGTACACGAACGCCGCAGGGCGCTGCCTGGTCTCCTCCGCCGGCTTCAATGGCCGCCATGTCATCGTCGTGGTCCTCGGCTGCCATCCGTCCCGCATCTGGACGGAATCGGAAAACCTGCTCAAATGGGCCCTGGGTGACGCCGCATAG
- the dprA gene encoding DNA-processing protein DprA gives MTPQEAAITLNLIPGLGPVRVTRLMQVFASPEPILEAPASMLAEIPGIGQQLARLISSWRSIANPYRELELADKAGAAITTVFDAAYPAALRYLPDAPIVLYSWGAWTQADSERSIAVVGSRMATHYGRLCAKTISHDLAEAGVTVISGLARGVDTEAHLGSLDAGGRTIAVIGAGLNRLYPQENKNLARRIAEGHGAVVSELPMDMPPSRTTFPMRNRIVSGWSQATLVVEASGRSGALITARMAGEQGRDVFCIPGPVDRHSSDGCHALIRDGATLATNASDILHDMKWTAPEQGLPLFSPHSPSPAARPAAPTPEEEETLHAIRLGFNTIDTLCAALGKPACAITPLLARMQVTGQITPDAGGYFSINRKER, from the coding sequence ATGACGCCGCAGGAAGCCGCCATCACCCTGAACCTGATCCCGGGGCTGGGCCCGGTCAGGGTCACGCGCCTCATGCAGGTATTCGCCTCCCCTGAACCGATTCTGGAAGCCCCAGCCTCCATGCTGGCGGAAATTCCCGGCATCGGGCAGCAACTGGCACGCCTCATCTCCTCCTGGCGGAGCATTGCCAACCCATACCGGGAACTGGAACTGGCGGACAAGGCGGGTGCCGCAATTACCACGGTCTTTGACGCCGCCTATCCCGCCGCCCTGCGCTACCTTCCGGACGCGCCCATCGTCCTTTACTCGTGGGGGGCCTGGACTCAGGCGGACTCCGAACGTTCCATCGCCGTCGTAGGCTCCCGGATGGCTACCCACTACGGCAGGCTATGCGCTAAAACCATCTCCCATGACCTGGCGGAAGCCGGAGTAACCGTCATTTCCGGCCTGGCGCGCGGCGTGGATACGGAAGCCCATCTGGGCTCCCTGGATGCAGGGGGCCGCACCATTGCCGTCATCGGCGCAGGCCTCAACAGACTCTACCCCCAGGAAAACAAAAACCTGGCGCGGCGCATCGCGGAAGGCCATGGAGCGGTGGTCTCCGAATTACCCATGGACATGCCCCCATCCCGCACCACCTTTCCCATGCGCAACCGCATCGTGAGCGGCTGGAGCCAGGCCACGCTGGTGGTGGAAGCTTCCGGACGCAGCGGAGCCCTGATCACGGCACGGATGGCAGGTGAACAGGGGCGGGACGTTTTCTGCATTCCCGGCCCGGTTGACCGCCATTCTTCCGACGGCTGTCATGCCCTCATCCGGGACGGAGCCACGCTGGCCACCAACGCCTCCGACATCCTTCACGACATGAAATGGACGGCGCCGGAACAGGGCCTGCCCCTTTTCTCTCCGCACTCTCCTTCTCCTGCCGCACGTCCCGCTGCCCCCACGCCGGAGGAAGAGGAAACCCTCCATGCCATAAGGCTGGGCTTCAATACCATTGACACCCTATGCGCCGCCCTGGGAAAACCGGCATGCGCCATCACTCCGCTGCTGGCCAGAATGCAAGTTACAGGGCAAATCACGCCGGACGCCGGGGGATACTTTTCCATCAACCGCAAGGAACGCTAA
- a CDS encoding glycosyltransferase family 4 protein — protein sequence MKIVHLVPSMESGGVEQVVMELGSGLAARGAENIVVSAGGRLVPQLEKEGSRHILMPIGKKSLATFFRIGALRALLQAIRPDILHLHSRVPAWVGYLAWKKLPPEDRPGLVTSVHGFYSVNRYSAIMSRGERVIAVSNCIRDYILSHYPSTPEDRIRVIPNAISPEQHYPGYSPSREWLTGWYMAYPELKGKFTLCLPGRITRLKGQLDLIPVIRKLLEQGIPAHAVIVGETKKGKEEYKNEVLREIERAGVSHAFTWTGHRQDLRDIISTCSVTLSLTRSPEAFGKSTLEALALGRPVAGYAHGGVKEQLDAFLPEGNISVGDTSAMAALLARWYAQPPPLPRQIPSPYNIEDMIQAHLDVYKELASRS from the coding sequence ATGAAAATAGTGCATCTCGTCCCCTCCATGGAGTCTGGAGGCGTGGAACAAGTCGTCATGGAACTGGGCAGCGGCCTTGCCGCGCGGGGCGCGGAAAACATCGTTGTCTCCGCAGGCGGCCGCCTGGTTCCCCAGCTGGAAAAGGAAGGCTCCCGCCATATCCTGATGCCCATCGGCAAGAAAAGCCTCGCCACCTTTTTCCGCATCGGCGCCCTCCGCGCACTGCTCCAGGCCATCAGGCCGGACATCCTGCACCTCCATTCCCGCGTTCCCGCCTGGGTGGGATACCTGGCATGGAAAAAACTGCCGCCGGAAGACCGCCCCGGCCTCGTCACCAGCGTTCACGGCTTCTACTCCGTCAACAGGTACTCCGCCATCATGAGCCGCGGAGAACGGGTGATTGCCGTATCCAACTGCATCAGGGACTACATCCTCTCCCATTACCCGTCCACCCCTGAAGACCGCATCAGAGTCATCCCCAACGCCATCTCCCCGGAGCAGCACTATCCGGGTTATTCCCCCTCCCGCGAATGGCTCACGGGCTGGTACATGGCCTATCCGGAGCTCAAAGGGAAATTCACCCTGTGCCTGCCGGGCCGCATCACGCGCCTGAAAGGCCAGCTGGACCTGATCCCCGTCATCAGAAAACTTCTGGAACAGGGAATCCCGGCCCACGCCGTCATCGTGGGAGAAACCAAAAAGGGAAAGGAAGAATATAAAAATGAAGTCCTCCGGGAAATTGAACGCGCCGGCGTCTCCCATGCCTTCACGTGGACGGGCCACCGCCAGGACCTGAGGGACATCATTTCCACGTGCTCCGTCACCCTCTCCCTGACCCGGAGTCCGGAGGCCTTCGGCAAATCAACCCTGGAAGCGCTCGCCCTGGGCAGGCCCGTCGCCGGATACGCCCACGGCGGCGTCAAGGAACAGCTGGACGCCTTCCTGCCGGAAGGAAACATCAGCGTGGGGGACACCTCCGCCATGGCCGCCCTGCTGGCCCGGTGGTACGCCCAGCCGCCCCCTCTGCCCCGGCAAATCCCCTCCCCTTATAATATAGAGGATATGATTCAGGCCCATCTTGACGTTTACAAGGAACTGGCATCCCGTTCATGA
- a CDS encoding mitochondrial fission ELM1 family protein encodes MNIRILSDGKQGHLNQSLGLAQALIAKAGGTVETVDLQGLSLLGKIRKTVSGSDTPRPDLFISAGHGTHIPLICARHHFKTRAVLCMKPTLPCTFFDLCLIPRHDLRPARDYTDTGIFPTRGALHPMRPDPSIPKDITLILIGGPSKDFDWDDEAMLNQLSDISIRTPGNIVLTTSRRTPEGFAEKIQTAVPEITVVPVEETQPGWVARHLAHASATWVSQDSVSMVYEALGAGAPVGVLAVPRRSGKRKSRILSGLEMLEKEGLVTGYREWKKNGFHLATPGAPLLEADRAADYIITRFFPQYRAL; translated from the coding sequence ATGAACATCCGGATTCTGAGCGATGGGAAACAGGGCCACCTCAACCAGTCCCTGGGGCTGGCCCAGGCCCTGATCGCCAAGGCGGGGGGCACCGTGGAGACGGTGGACCTGCAAGGACTTTCCCTCCTGGGGAAAATCCGGAAGACCGTCTCCGGAAGCGACACGCCGCGGCCGGACCTGTTCATCTCCGCCGGGCATGGCACGCATATCCCGCTCATCTGCGCACGCCACCATTTCAAGACCCGGGCCGTCCTGTGCATGAAACCCACGCTCCCCTGCACCTTTTTTGACCTCTGCCTCATTCCGCGCCATGACCTGCGCCCCGCACGCGACTATACGGACACGGGCATCTTCCCCACCCGGGGAGCGCTCCATCCCATGAGGCCGGACCCTTCCATCCCGAAGGACATTACGCTGATCCTCATCGGAGGGCCAAGCAAAGACTTTGACTGGGATGACGAAGCCATGCTCAACCAGCTTTCAGACATCAGCATCCGGACACCGGGCAACATCGTGCTGACCACCTCGCGCCGGACTCCGGAGGGCTTTGCAGAAAAAATCCAGACAGCCGTTCCGGAAATCACCGTCGTTCCCGTGGAGGAAACGCAGCCGGGCTGGGTGGCGCGGCATCTGGCGCACGCTTCCGCCACATGGGTCAGCCAGGACAGCGTCTCCATGGTGTATGAAGCGCTGGGCGCAGGCGCTCCCGTAGGCGTCCTGGCCGTTCCGCGCCGCAGCGGCAAACGTAAATCCCGCATCCTCTCCGGCCTGGAAATGCTGGAAAAGGAGGGCCTGGTCACCGGATACCGGGAATGGAAAAAGAACGGCTTTCACCTGGCAACACCCGGCGCCCCCCTCCTGGAGGCGGACCGCGCCGCAGACTACATCATCACCAGATTCTTCCCCCAATACCGCGCCTTATGA
- the queG gene encoding tRNA epoxyqueuosine(34) reductase QueG — protein MKKILGGRGALVHDAGVLTPDPAVIKDSLCAVSRLLGFSGCRVARAGKSPHAEKLFQWLERGWHAGMEWMARSPERRVDPAEVLSGCRSVICLSYDYDSSRERPEEQGSICLYAHGKDYHGILEEKLADLLELLSIYGGEHKGYVDAGPVMERDHAEACGVGWRGRSGLIVRRKGGSRFFIATVLTTLELEPDAPVSHGCGSCRRCADLCPAGAIMENGQVDAGRCLSYWTIEHRGSIPEEIRPLIGSRLYGCDTCVTVCPWNGKPLPDADERFRMSRYLASVPLRDLLSLDASGFAALFRNSPMKRIRREGLLRNGCIVLGNTGTPEDIDFLKALSGESSLVAEHASWAVERILRRHGPGAGPSAARD, from the coding sequence GTGAAGAAAATTCTTGGTGGAAGGGGCGCTCTTGTCCATGATGCGGGCGTGCTGACGCCGGATCCCGCTGTGATTAAAGATTCCCTGTGCGCCGTATCCCGGCTGCTGGGGTTTTCCGGCTGCCGCGTGGCCCGGGCCGGAAAGAGTCCGCATGCGGAAAAATTATTCCAGTGGCTGGAACGCGGGTGGCACGCGGGAATGGAATGGATGGCGCGTTCCCCGGAGAGGCGCGTGGATCCCGCGGAAGTCCTTTCCGGCTGCCGTTCCGTCATTTGCCTGTCCTATGATTACGACAGTTCCCGGGAGCGGCCGGAAGAGCAGGGAAGCATCTGCCTGTACGCGCACGGAAAGGATTACCACGGCATTCTGGAAGAGAAGCTGGCGGACTTGCTGGAACTGCTTTCCATTTACGGAGGGGAGCACAAGGGGTATGTGGACGCCGGCCCGGTCATGGAACGGGACCACGCGGAGGCTTGCGGAGTGGGGTGGCGCGGGAGAAGCGGCCTGATCGTGCGCAGGAAGGGCGGCTCCCGTTTTTTTATCGCCACCGTGCTGACCACGCTGGAACTGGAGCCGGACGCTCCGGTCTCCCACGGATGCGGAAGCTGCCGCCGCTGCGCGGACCTGTGCCCTGCGGGCGCGATCATGGAAAACGGGCAGGTGGATGCCGGGAGGTGTCTCTCCTACTGGACGATTGAACACCGGGGTTCCATTCCGGAGGAAATACGCCCCCTGATAGGCTCGCGCCTGTACGGGTGCGATACCTGCGTGACGGTCTGCCCCTGGAACGGAAAGCCCCTGCCGGATGCGGATGAACGGTTCCGCATGTCCCGGTACCTGGCCTCCGTACCTCTGCGCGATCTGCTTTCTCTGGATGCCAGTGGTTTTGCTGCCCTGTTCCGGAATTCCCCCATGAAAAGAATCAGGAGGGAGGGGCTGCTGCGCAACGGATGCATTGTCCTGGGGAATACCGGGACGCCGGAGGACATTGATTTTTTAAAGGCGCTTTCCGGGGAGTCTTCCCTGGTGGCGGAACATGCCTCCTGGGCCGTGGAGCGCATCCTCCGCCGCCATGGGCCCGGTGCAGGACCAAGCGCCGCAAGAGATTAA
- the rpsM gene encoding 30S ribosomal protein S13, whose product MARLFGTEIPNEKRIEASLPYIYGIGSSTSKRILEQAGINPDIRTGQLTDEQLTKIVQVITTDGILIEGDLRREKQSILKRLTSINCYRGQRHRRGLPVRGQRTRTNARTRKGKKKTVGAQAKKK is encoded by the coding sequence ATGGCACGCCTTTTCGGTACAGAAATACCCAACGAGAAGCGCATCGAGGCTTCCCTTCCGTATATTTACGGAATCGGTAGCTCGACTTCTAAGAGAATCCTGGAACAAGCAGGCATCAATCCCGACATTCGTACGGGACAGCTTACCGACGAACAACTCACGAAGATTGTTCAAGTGATCACCACCGACGGCATCCTGATTGAAGGTGACCTTCGTCGTGAAAAGCAATCCATTCTCAAGCGTCTGACTTCCATTAACTGCTATCGCGGTCAGCGTCACCGCCGCGGCCTTCCGGTTCGTGGACAGCGTACCCGCACGAATGCCCGCACCCGTAAAGGCAAGAAGAAGACTGTTGGCGCGCAGGCCAAGAAGAAGTAA
- the rpsK gene encoding 30S ribosomal protein S11, giving the protein MASEEITNETAEQPVETAAPAPAPVAETPAAAASAPEETTKKPEPRKDIFAELGLGGDDDKPKILKAKGSKNVSSGVVHVSSTFNNTVVTVTDQRGNVIGWSSAGKMGFKGSRKSTAYAGQVVCQDACRQAMGHGLREVEVRVKGPGSGRESAVRAVQTIGIEITSIKDVTPIPHNGCRPPKARRV; this is encoded by the coding sequence ATGGCTAGCGAAGAAATCACCAACGAAACCGCTGAACAGCCCGTGGAAACGGCAGCTCCCGCTCCCGCTCCGGTCGCTGAAACTCCGGCCGCCGCTGCTTCCGCTCCTGAAGAAACCACCAAGAAGCCTGAACCCCGCAAGGACATTTTTGCGGAACTCGGCCTTGGCGGCGATGACGACAAGCCCAAAATCCTGAAGGCCAAGGGCAGCAAGAACGTTTCCTCCGGCGTGGTTCATGTTTCCTCCACGTTCAACAACACCGTCGTGACCGTGACCGACCAGCGCGGCAACGTGATCGGCTGGTCCTCCGCCGGCAAGATGGGCTTCAAGGGCTCCCGCAAGAGCACGGCTTACGCCGGCCAGGTGGTATGCCAGGATGCCTGCCGCCAGGCCATGGGCCACGGCCTGCGTGAAGTTGAAGTGCGCGTGAAGGGGCCGGGCTCCGGTCGTGAATCCGCCGTGCGTGCCGTGCAGACGATTGGTATTGAAATCACCTCCATCAAGGACGTGACCCCCATTCCCCACAACGGCTGCCGTCCTCCGAAGGCCCGCCGCGTCTAA
- the rpsD gene encoding 30S ribosomal protein S4 — protein sequence MARYTGPRDKVSRRFGVALFGSTKALEKRPFPPGQHGMRAGRKKKSDYGVMLAEKQKLRFQYGVLEGQFRKYYAEAARRRGITGDILLQLLELRLDNVVYRLGFSNTRAGARQLVSHGHITVNGKKTNIASYSCRPGDVIAVGGKASSQQLATRSLDLTQATVVPDWLECDRDKLTGKVARVPSKEEIAPIVNEQLIVEFYSR from the coding sequence ATGGCTCGTTATACCGGTCCCCGCGATAAAGTGTCCCGCCGTTTTGGCGTTGCTCTTTTCGGTTCTACCAAGGCTCTTGAAAAGCGCCCCTTCCCCCCCGGCCAGCATGGCATGCGCGCCGGCCGCAAGAAGAAGTCCGACTACGGCGTGATGCTTGCAGAAAAGCAGAAGCTGCGTTTCCAGTACGGTGTGCTTGAAGGCCAGTTCCGCAAGTATTATGCAGAAGCTGCCCGCCGCCGCGGCATTACCGGCGACATCCTGCTTCAACTCCTTGAACTCCGCCTGGACAATGTTGTGTACCGCCTCGGTTTCAGCAACACCCGCGCTGGCGCCCGTCAGCTCGTTTCCCACGGCCATATTACCGTGAATGGCAAGAAAACGAACATCGCTTCCTACTCCTGCCGTCCCGGCGACGTGATCGCCGTTGGAGGCAAGGCCTCCTCCCAGCAGCTTGCCACCCGTTCCCTTGACCTGACCCAGGCCACGGTGGTTCCGGACTGGCTGGAATGCGACCGTGACAAGCTCACGGGCAAGGTTGCGCGTGTACCTTCCAAGGAAGAGATTGCTCCCATCGTCAACGAGCAGCTCATCGTGGAATTCTACTCCCGTTAA